Part of the Candidatus Methylomirabilota bacterium genome, GGCCGGCGAACATCAGGACGTTGGCGCCGACGTACGGAGCGCCCGCGGTGTACTTCACCTCGACGCCCTCGTAGTTCATGCAGATGTTGTTGGTGCCCGTGTAGAAGAGCTGGGTCCGCGGCGAGTACGCCGAGGGCTGCTGGTCCTTGCCTCCCATGGCGCCGGGGCAGATGTCCTTGGTGTCCGCCCCCTGCTTGGTACGCTTGCTCGGGTCCTCGACGGGTCGTCCCGTCTTCATATCGACGCTCTTCGCCCAGTTCGTCGGGACGAAGTGCTGGGCCACGAGCAGCGAGCCGTTGGTGCGATCCAGTGTGTAGGCGAACCCGTTACGGTCGAAGTTGACGAGCGCCTTGACCGTCTTCCCGTTCATCTTCAGATCGACCAGGACGTTCTCGTTGATCCCGTCGTAGTCCCAGGCGTCCCAGGGCGTCTTCTGGTATCCCCACTTCGCCTCGCCGGTATCGGGGTTCCGGGCGAAGATCGTCATCGACCACTTGTTGTCGCCCTTGCGCGGCGTGGGGTTCCAGGTCCCGGGGTTGCCGGTGCCATAGTAGAAGAGGTTCAGGTCGGGATCGTAGGTGTACCAGCCCCACGTGGTGCCGCCGCCTATCTTCCAATGCTCGGCCGGCCAGGTCTTGGTGCCCTCACCCATCTGGCCGAAATGCGGGTTGGCGGAGTTGAAGTCGCGGGCGAGCTTCAGGTCCTCGTCCGGCCCTATGCTGTAGGCCTTCCACGCCAGCTTGCCGTCGTTGACATTGTAGGCGGCTACCCATCCCCGCACGCCGAACTCACCGCCCGACACGCCGACGATGAACTTGTCCTTGACCACCAGGCCCGCCATGGTCATCGTCTCGCCCCTGGTCGGGTCGGCATTCTTGGTCTTCCAGACCTCCCTTCCGGTCTTCGCGTCGAGGGCGATCACCTGACCGTCGAGCGTGGTCATTAAGATCTTGCCCTGGACGTAGTTCACGCCACGGTGGACCAGGTCGCAGCATGCGACCGGCACGGCGCGGTCGTCCTGCCGGGGGGTATACCTCCACTTGATGGGTGCGCCTTCCTTGGTCAGGTCGAGCGCGTAGACGTGGTTCGGGTACGCGCTGTGGACGTACATCGTGCTGCCCACGACCAGCGGCTGCCCCTCGTGGCCGCGCAGGGCGCCAGTCGAGAACGTCCAGGCGGGCTTGAGGTTCTTGGCCGTTCTGACGTTGATCTTGTCGAGCGTGCTGAAGCGCGTCCCCGCGTAGTCCTTGCTCGGGAGGACCCACTGCTTGTCGTCCTTCTGGAGCGACAGCAGCTCCTGGTTGGCATCGGCCCCCCAAGGCAGCAACAGCGCGGTCATGACCATGACCCAGATGCTGCGCCTCATGTTTCAGCCTCCCTCCATGATCGCCAGCGCGACGCCAGCTCGCTTCCCGGCGCCCCGGGCGTGACTAAAGCTCCTCCGAGAACGCTGGAGCCTCCCAGTCGATCGACTCACCTCCTTCCTCCCAACCTTCGAAACCGTCGGCCCGCAGTTCGTCGCGACGCCGTCGACTCGGGTGCCACGGTGTTACTCCCAGGAGCCCCAAAAATCAAGCGCGGAGAGATGGGCACGGCAGAAAAGAGCCTGGAAGGCTATTGAGGGCGCCGCGCAACGCGTCATCCGGTGCCCCGTTCGCACCAGACGCCAGGGCCTGTCCCCTGCGCCCGCGCGAGTCGTCGGAGGGGGGCGGACGTTACGGCCCCTCCGAAATCCATCGTCAATAGTCGGAGGGGGCCTTCCCGCCCCCTCCGAACCACCCCGTCGGTGGCGCCGGCAAAGCCGGCGCTCGAACAGGCCGAGCGTCGCCAAGCCTGGGGGCGCCGACGGCGCAGAAGGGCGTTGACAGGGTGCAGCCCGCGTCTTACTCTCGCAGCCCACGAGGCCCGAGCCAGCCCCCTGAAACCGCCTGAATCGGGGAGGACAAGCCGTGAAACTGCCAGTCAAGATGACGATCAATGGCCAGACCTACAGCCAGGACGTCGAGCCGCGTCTCCTCCTGGTCCACTACATCCGTGAGAACGCCGGTCTGACCGGCACCCACGTGGGATGCGACACGAGCCAGTGCGGCGCCTGCACGATCTCGATGAACGGGCAGGCGGTCAAGTCCTGCACGCTCTTCGCCGTCCAGGCCGACGGCGCCTCGATCACCACCATCGAGGGGCTCGCCCGGAACGGGGACCTGCACCCGATCCAGCAGGGATTCTGGGAGAAACATGGGCTGCAGTGCGGGTTTTGCACGCCGGGCATGATCATGGCTGCCCAGCAGCTGCTCGAGCGCTATCCGCGTCCCACCGAGGAGCAGATCCGCCACCAGCTCGAGGGCAACCTCTGTCGCTGCACGGGCTACCACAACATCGTCAAGGCCATCCAGTGGGCGGCGGAACAGATGGCGGGGAAGTGAGGGAATCGCCATGGCAACGGCGACTCAAGAGCGACTGTTCGGCAAGTCGATCAAACGCCGGGAGGATCCGCGCTTCATCACCGGCCGCGGCCAGTACGTGGACGACGTGAAGCTGCCGGGCCTGACCTACGCGGCGTTCGTCCGGAGCCCGCACTCCCACGCCCGCATCCGGAGCATCAATGTGGCGAAGGCGAAGGGGATGCCCGGGGTCATCGCCGCGTACACGGGTAAGGACGTCCCGGTCGGCGCGCTGCCGTGCGGCTGGATGCTGCCCGGCATCAAAGTGCCTCAGCGGCCCGCCCTGGCCCAGGACAAGGTGCACTACGTGGGCGAGCCGGTCGCCATCGTCATCGGCGAGAACGCCTACGCCGCCAAGGATGCGGCCGAGGCGGTCCAGGTCGAGTACCAGGCGCTGCCGGCGGTGAGCAACCCCCGGAAGGCCCACGACCGGGGCGCTGCGCTGCTCTTCGACGACATTCCCCAGAACCAGTGCTTCTACTGGACCATCGGCGACAAGGCTTCGACCGACGCGGCCTTCACGGCCGCCGCCAAGGTCGTGAGCCAGCCCCTCATCAATCAGCGCCTCATCCCCAACGCCCTGGAGCCGCGGGCCTGCCTGGCCTCCTTCTCGCAGGCGACCGGCGAGCTGACGCTGTGGGTGACGTCGCAGAACCCGCACGTCCATCGCCTCCTGATGGCGGCGTTCATCCTCGGCATCCCGGAGACGAAGATGCGGGTGATCGCACCGGACGTGGGCGGCGGCTTCGGCTCGAAGATCTTCGTCTACAACGAGGAGGTGGTCGTTTCCTGGGCGTCGAGGACGCTCGCCCGGCCCGTGAAGTGGACGGCGGAGCGGCGCGAGAGCTTCATGAACGACGCTCACGGGCGCGACCACGTCACCGAGGCCGAGATGGCCTTCGACCGGGACGGCAAGATCACCGGCCTGCGCGTCAAGACCCACGCCAACCTCGGCGCCTATCTCTCGACGTTCGCTCCGCTCATTCCGTCCTATCTCTACGGCCCGCTGCTCTCGGGCGTCTACAAGATCCCCGCGATCTTCTGTGAGGTCTGGGGGATGTTGACCAACACCGCGCCGGTGGACGCCTATCGGGGGGCCGGCCGGCCCGAGGCCACCTACCTGCTCGAGCGCATAATGGACCGGGCGGCGCGCGAGCTGAACGTCGATCCCGCCGAGCTGCGGAGCCGGAACCTGATCCCGGCGTTCACCGACGGCACGCCCTACCAGACGCCGGTCGCCTTCGCCTACGACAGCGGCAACTACGGGCCGGCGCTGAAGCGCGCGCTGGAGAGCGCCGGCTACCCCCAGGTGAGGAAGGAGCAGGAGCAGGCGCGCAAGCAGGGACGCTACCTCGGCATCGGCGTGACGACGTACATCGAGGCGTGCGGTCCCGCGCCGTCCGCCGTGGCCGGCTCCCTGGGCGCGGGCGCCGGGCTCTGGGAGTCGGGCCAGGTCCGCGTCCATCCCGCCGGCGCGGTGACCGTGTTCACGGGCTCGCACTCCCACGGCCAGGGGCACGAGACGACGTTCGCCCAGTTGGTGGCCGACGAGCTGGGGATCCCCATGGAGCAGGTGGAGATCGTCCACGGCGACACCGCGCAGATCCCGTTCGGCATGGGCACCTACGGCAGCCGCTCGGCGTGCGTCGGCGGCAGTGCGATCTTCAGGTGTCTGGAGAAGATCAAGGACAAGGGGCGGAAGATCGCCGCGCATCTGCTGGAGGCGGGGGAGCAGGACCTCGTCTTCGAGGACGGCAAGTGGTCGGTGAAGGGATCTCCCGGCAAGGCCAAGACGTGGGGCGAGGTGGCGCTGATGGCCTATCTGGCCCACAACATCCCGCAGGGGATGGAGCCCGGGCTCGAGGCCACATCCTTCTACGACCCGTCGAACTTCACGTTCCCGTTCGGCGCCCACGTCGCCGTGGTCGACGTGGATCCCGAGACCGGCACCGTGAAGCTCCTCAAGTACGTGGCCGTCGACGACGTCGGCCGCGTCATCAACCCGATGATCGTTGACGGCATGGTGCACGGCGGCATCGCCCAGGGCGTGGGCCAGGCACTGTGGGAGCACGGCGTCTACGGTGACGACGGCCAGCTCCTGACGGCGACGATGATGGACTACGCGATGCCGAAGGCCGATCAGCTGCCGTCCTTTCAGACCGATCGCACCGTGACCCCCAGCCCGGTCAACCCCCTCGGCGTCAAGGGCGCGGGCGAGACCGGCACCATCGCATCCACTCCCACGGTCGCCAACGCGGTCATCGACGCGCTGGCGCCGTTCGGCGTGGCCCACATCGACATGCCGCTGACGCCCGAGAAGATCTGGCGGGCCGTCAAGGCAGCGAAGAAATAGGAGGCGCGCGCCATGTACCCCGCTGCATTCGAGTACCACGCTCCGACCAGCGTCAAGGACGCGCTCGGGCTGCTGGGACGTCTCAAGGACGACGCCAAGCTCCTGGCCGGCGGCCACAGCCTGATCCCGATGATGAAGCTCCGGCTGGCGCAGCCCAAGCACCTCATCGACCTGCGCCGGGTGCCCGGCCTCAGCGGGATCAAGGAGGAGGGCGGCACCATCGTCATCGGCGCCATGACGACCCATTGGCAGGTGGAGTCCTCCACGCTGCTGAAGTCCAAGTGCGCGATCCTGTCGGAAACGGCGTCGGTCATCGGCGATCCCCAGGTGCGGAACCTGGGGACGTTCGGCGGCTCGCTCGCCCACGCCGATCCGGCGGCGGATCAGCCGGCCACGATGATCGCCGTGGGCGGGGAGTTCGTGTGCGAAGGGTCCAAGGGCCGGCGCACGGTGAAGGTCGACGACTGGTTCAAGGGGCTCATGTCCACCGCGCTCGGGGACGACGAGATTCTCATAGAGATCCGGGTGCCGCTCTGGCCGGCGGGCAGCGGGGGCGCCTACATGAAGTTCCCCCATCCCGCGTCGCGCTTCGCCGTGGTCGGTGTCGCCGCCATGGTCACGCTGGACAAGGAGGGCAAGAGCACGAAGGCCAGCGTCGGCGTGACCGGCGCCGGGACGAAGGCCGTGAGGGCCAAGGGCGTGGAGGCGGCGCTGGTCGGCAAGAAGCTCGACGCCGCGACGATCGAGGCCGCCGCCCAGAAGGCGGCCGAGGGCGTCGACGTGCAGGCCGACCTCCAGGGGTCCGTCGAGTACAAGTCGC contains:
- a CDS encoding methanol/ethanol family PQQ-dependent dehydrogenase — translated: MRRSIWVMVMTALLLPWGADANQELLSLQKDDKQWVLPSKDYAGTRFSTLDKINVRTAKNLKPAWTFSTGALRGHEGQPLVVGSTMYVHSAYPNHVYALDLTKEGAPIKWRYTPRQDDRAVPVACCDLVHRGVNYVQGKILMTTLDGQVIALDAKTGREVWKTKNADPTRGETMTMAGLVVKDKFIVGVSGGEFGVRGWVAAYNVNDGKLAWKAYSIGPDEDLKLARDFNSANPHFGQMGEGTKTWPAEHWKIGGGTTWGWYTYDPDLNLFYYGTGNPGTWNPTPRKGDNKWSMTIFARNPDTGEAKWGYQKTPWDAWDYDGINENVLVDLKMNGKTVKALVNFDRNGFAYTLDRTNGSLLVAQHFVPTNWAKSVDMKTGRPVEDPSKRTKQGADTKDICPGAMGGKDQQPSAYSPRTQLFYTGTNNICMNYEGVEVKYTAGAPYVGANVLMFAGPGGHLGEFIAWDPTKGKKVWGVKEPFPVWSGTLVTAGDVAFYGTMDGWFKAVDIKNGNLLWKHKLASGSIGNPMTYIGPDGKQYVAIYSGVGGWFGLPIAANLPPQDPFGALGAVGVAYKAGLDKVTTVGGTLHVFVLD
- a CDS encoding (2Fe-2S)-binding protein, with the translated sequence MKLPVKMTINGQTYSQDVEPRLLLVHYIRENAGLTGTHVGCDTSQCGACTISMNGQAVKSCTLFAVQADGASITTIEGLARNGDLHPIQQGFWEKHGLQCGFCTPGMIMAAQQLLERYPRPTEEQIRHQLEGNLCRCTGYHNIVKAIQWAAEQMAGK
- a CDS encoding xanthine dehydrogenase family protein molybdopterin-binding subunit — protein: MATATQERLFGKSIKRREDPRFITGRGQYVDDVKLPGLTYAAFVRSPHSHARIRSINVAKAKGMPGVIAAYTGKDVPVGALPCGWMLPGIKVPQRPALAQDKVHYVGEPVAIVIGENAYAAKDAAEAVQVEYQALPAVSNPRKAHDRGAALLFDDIPQNQCFYWTIGDKASTDAAFTAAAKVVSQPLINQRLIPNALEPRACLASFSQATGELTLWVTSQNPHVHRLLMAAFILGIPETKMRVIAPDVGGGFGSKIFVYNEEVVVSWASRTLARPVKWTAERRESFMNDAHGRDHVTEAEMAFDRDGKITGLRVKTHANLGAYLSTFAPLIPSYLYGPLLSGVYKIPAIFCEVWGMLTNTAPVDAYRGAGRPEATYLLERIMDRAARELNVDPAELRSRNLIPAFTDGTPYQTPVAFAYDSGNYGPALKRALESAGYPQVRKEQEQARKQGRYLGIGVTTYIEACGPAPSAVAGSLGAGAGLWESGQVRVHPAGAVTVFTGSHSHGQGHETTFAQLVADELGIPMEQVEIVHGDTAQIPFGMGTYGSRSACVGGSAIFRCLEKIKDKGRKIAAHLLEAGEQDLVFEDGKWSVKGSPGKAKTWGEVALMAYLAHNIPQGMEPGLEATSFYDPSNFTFPFGAHVAVVDVDPETGTVKLLKYVAVDDVGRVINPMIVDGMVHGGIAQGVGQALWEHGVYGDDGQLLTATMMDYAMPKADQLPSFQTDRTVTPSPVNPLGVKGAGETGTIASTPTVANAVIDALAPFGVAHIDMPLTPEKIWRAVKAAKK
- a CDS encoding xanthine dehydrogenase family protein subunit M; the protein is MYPAAFEYHAPTSVKDALGLLGRLKDDAKLLAGGHSLIPMMKLRLAQPKHLIDLRRVPGLSGIKEEGGTIVIGAMTTHWQVESSTLLKSKCAILSETASVIGDPQVRNLGTFGGSLAHADPAADQPATMIAVGGEFVCEGSKGRRTVKVDDWFKGLMSTALGDDEILIEIRVPLWPAGSGGAYMKFPHPASRFAVVGVAAMVTLDKEGKSTKASVGVTGAGTKAVRAKGVEAALVGKKLDAATIEAAAQKAAEGVDVQADLQGSVEYKSHLCRVFAKRAITEAVRRARG